From Thermothelomyces thermophilus ATCC 42464 chromosome 6, complete sequence, the proteins below share one genomic window:
- a CDS encoding Aldo/keto reductase-like protein gives MAQTKITSKTFKLNTGAEIPAIGLGTWQSKPGEVGRAVEAALRAGYRHIDTAFAYGNEKEVGEGIRASGVPREEIFLTTKLDNPWHKRAPEALKRSLENLGVDYLDLYLMHWPSSTDPDDPKKHYPDWDFVDTWREMQKLMETGKIRNLGVSNFGIKNLERLLNDPSCKIVPAVNQIELHPGNPSPKLVAYCAEKGIHCTGYSPLGSSDSPLYKNETIAAIAQAKNRTVQQVLLLWGLKKGWSVLPKSVNPDRIKANFDLDGWDLTDEEMAKIDAIPDRFKVCGDAWLPIKVFFGDDE, from the exons ATGGCCCAAACCAAGATCACCTC CAAGACTTTTAAGCTCAACACCGGCGCCGAGATCCCGGCCATTGGTCTCGGGACATGGCAATCGAAGCCCGGTGAGGTCGGCAGGGCCGTCGAGGCTGCCCTGCGGGCCGGTTACCGTCATATCGACACGGCCTTCGCCTACGGCAACGAGAAGGAGGTCGGCGAGGGCATCCGCGCGTCGGGTGTTCCGCGCGAGGAGATCTTCCTCACCACCAAGCTGGACAACCCGTGGCACAAGCGCGCGCCCGAGGCACTGAAGCGCTCCCTCGAGAACCTCGGCGTGGACTACCTGGACCTCTACCTGATGCACTGGCCATCCAGCACGGATCCCGATGATCCCAAGAAGCATTACCCTGACTGGGACTTTGTCGATACGTGGCGCGAGATGCAGAAGCTGATGGAGACGGGCAAGATCCGGAACCTGGGCGTCAGCAACTTCGGGATCAAGAACCTTGAGCGGTTGCTGAACGACCCGAGCTGCAAG ATCGTCCCGGCCGTTAACCAGATCGAGCTTCACCCTGGCAACCCGTCCCCCAAACTGGTCGCCTACTGCGCCGAGAAGGGCATCCACTGCACCGGCTACTCGCCGCTCGGCAGCAGCGACTCCCCGCTATACAAGAACGAGACGATCGCGGCCATCGCCCAGGCCAAGAACCGCACCGTCCAGCAGGTTCTCCTGCTTTGGGGCTTGAAGAAGGGCTGGAGTGTGCTGCCCAAGAGCGTGAACCCGGACAGGATCAAGGCCAACTTTGATTTGGACGGCTGGGATCTAACGGATGAGGAGATGGCAAAGATTGACGCGATCCCCGATCGGTTCAAGGTGTGCGGCGACGCCTGGCTGCCGATCAAGGTGTTCTTTGGCGATGACGAGTAG